A window of the Isosphaera pallida ATCC 43644 genome harbors these coding sequences:
- a CDS encoding sirohydrochlorin chelatase yields MMSSATLVSFPPDTAILLIAHGSRHQPANDDLIALADRLATREGWTITVPCFLELAEPDIAAGGAECVRRGARRVVMVPYFLSMGVHLTRDLTAARDELAQRFPEVQFHLGPPLGPDPALDDLVVRRARELVETAWTQTRAD; encoded by the coding sequence ATGATGTCAAGCGCGACCTTAGTCTCGTTCCCCCCTGACACCGCGATTCTGTTGATCGCGCACGGCAGCCGTCATCAACCGGCCAACGACGACTTGATCGCTCTCGCCGATCGGTTGGCCACTCGTGAAGGTTGGACAATCACGGTCCCATGTTTTCTCGAACTGGCCGAGCCGGACATCGCCGCCGGGGGGGCGGAGTGCGTGCGTCGTGGTGCGCGACGGGTCGTGATGGTTCCCTACTTCTTGTCGATGGGGGTCCACTTGACCCGCGATCTCACCGCCGCGCGTGACGAACTAGCCCAGCGCTTCCCCGAGGTTCAGTTTCATCTTGGTCCCCCGTTGGGACCCGATCCCGCTTTAGATGATCTGGTCGTGCGTCGCGCTCGTGAACTCGTTGAAACGGCGTGGACTCAAACACGCGCCGACTGA
- a CDS encoding serine/threonine-protein kinase, with translation MSGPNDNRVPDRVDPHPRDAEFGELRDPKRPSPANGSGVPSRDPRAALPEGAGLSFSRLNLDDEEPLDPSCYSLEDSGTIPALVDPGSESSSDHPIFGGLDFLSDDDNDPANASNRSSNPVANSLFDQSESNEISISSGGSFASPLAQLDVNRDNSRVAPTSSSNTIEPDQAGATPSEKFNGGLGGSELGSSSSEWSNLADLRSATDDVSVSSTGDSLFDDSESREVSGHLRPYERAAGSDDSQSVSMSDLPSQVGTATDPLHTVTPSNFASDDSSSWPPESIGPLEVDPSSGSSAVFTIDELAGEAVSRELERLQSLGESKSIAPKGKKGPLPRGRFEEAPRRSNDATVSQRDDLKESLPNKGKKEKFPKIPGYEILDKLGDGGMGVVYLARQKGLGRMVALKMIRGSASEDAMQRFVLEARAVAKIRHPNIVQIYEIGEVDHVPYFSLELLEGGNFTQKLANTPQDPRQSARWVKTLAEAMYEAHSKNVIHRDLKPANVMLAGDGTLKITDFGLAKELEKEQAEGNTVSGQIMGTPSYMSPEQASGKVEELGPLTDLYALGAILYEMLTGRPPFKGTSAMATVFSVIHEEPVAPSKLVPRLPRDIETICLKCLEKDPAKRYSDCRALAEDLQNFLDGHPIKARRASLFEQTYKWARRNPYAAVSVGLVTCLIVGGVSAAFYVQKLRADQALENQRREQEQLAAKQRADNQRREQRIAEQQKLFSMLVDLDKEAQLKFDELQRMFQVDEPDYVAVRNEAIRFLDNFPAQARQMVRASPLGDDLTDGIRKQQQEIDELGERVQTIRQEAERQLALTKRRNELIAQVDQFLAQRDRVVYLATMFDGLTLQSDPDAFGNATLANLNNPLVTATDREVDGITYTVWQLKSRPEELPEGKWTQLQDAFDEALLLRAEALAREDNPLQAARAAWLFLNDPQVAKRLDSFLFYHERLAELAKRLGDSSAQAQAEQRIEELSRQPLKKPIDHFALGLRAYFKGDWSQAEASFAEALSANPGTYGFWSRVLRVICIAQSQDSRSYSKNRLETAISELVNLIQNRPNPEPWLWILLGYIQAADAALYIEAYERLPDSRTKLGALVSTRINEARNSLEEARLLLEPLIADKDPATLPSNLREMIYALKVNLGIVDVHAGKFARVQSRITQAQGDPTRAAAFQDQALAHLNTARARLQEANQLDQRQYQSHALLSKVLVDLDEPIEALRELDQAILCHQTVLENRIRHQRDDTPANLFASEDFQIKDSRLAKLHRSKAQIVIELARREQSLSTTRWDEAVEALTQAIERNTDQYERAEDLANRAQFRLRAFELNDGRPPEPESALADAQHASELDPRLAIAQYWQIVALMELERYDEVLEASQSYIELIGQGGLQTLGDRRALGNLAAVRQLRGICFLRKPRRNPSADSEATTNFVQAIDEFTLSLELQPDSAPVLLSRGLAHLALNSHKLALKDFDAVFEVIRRPRDNSSPSAPPRPLSSLNDAERRLVLTALSARARTRVAEAARERDPERFLRTALDDLELAMSLAGPDDLADLKVESGLILAELANRLKTSFSDDPQRLRRQLNEFTSLRNRAFTLINQGLQTADQTKRVALARKLDAQKSLIDALR, from the coding sequence GTGAGTGGTCCCAACGATAACCGCGTTCCCGACCGGGTTGATCCTCATCCCCGCGACGCCGAATTTGGCGAGCTTCGTGATCCGAAGCGTCCCTCTCCGGCTAATGGCTCGGGCGTCCCTTCTCGGGATCCACGCGCTGCGTTGCCCGAAGGTGCCGGTCTCTCCTTCTCGCGTCTGAACCTGGACGACGAGGAGCCGCTGGATCCCTCGTGCTATTCGTTGGAGGACTCTGGAACAATCCCGGCGCTGGTGGATCCCGGCTCCGAGTCCTCTTCCGACCACCCGATCTTCGGTGGTCTAGACTTTCTCAGCGACGATGACAACGACCCCGCTAACGCCTCGAACCGTTCCTCCAACCCAGTCGCCAACTCGTTGTTCGACCAGTCCGAATCGAACGAGATTTCGATTTCCTCAGGCGGCTCGTTTGCCAGCCCATTGGCCCAGTTAGATGTGAACCGGGACAATTCCCGAGTGGCACCGACCAGCTCCTCAAATACCATCGAGCCGGACCAAGCGGGGGCCACGCCCAGCGAGAAGTTCAACGGCGGCTTAGGCGGTTCGGAACTCGGTTCGTCATCCTCCGAATGGAGCAACCTGGCCGACCTGCGTTCGGCAACCGATGATGTCTCCGTCTCCTCCACGGGCGACTCCTTGTTCGACGACTCCGAATCGCGGGAAGTCTCCGGCCATCTGCGTCCCTATGAGCGCGCGGCCGGCTCGGACGACTCCCAAAGCGTCTCGATGAGCGACCTTCCTTCCCAAGTGGGAACCGCGACAGACCCTCTCCACACCGTCACTCCCTCAAACTTCGCCTCGGACGACTCAAGTTCGTGGCCGCCTGAGTCGATCGGCCCTTTGGAAGTCGATCCCAGCTCCGGCTCGAGCGCGGTGTTCACGATCGACGAATTGGCGGGCGAAGCGGTCTCACGCGAGCTGGAGCGGCTTCAAAGTCTCGGCGAGTCCAAGTCAATCGCCCCCAAAGGGAAAAAAGGGCCGCTGCCTCGCGGCCGCTTCGAGGAAGCCCCCCGTCGTTCAAACGACGCGACCGTCTCTCAACGCGACGATCTCAAGGAATCACTGCCGAACAAAGGCAAGAAAGAAAAGTTCCCCAAGATTCCCGGCTACGAAATCCTCGACAAGCTGGGTGACGGCGGGATGGGTGTGGTCTACTTGGCGCGCCAGAAAGGCTTGGGCCGGATGGTGGCGCTCAAGATGATCCGCGGCTCAGCCTCGGAGGACGCCATGCAACGGTTCGTGCTGGAAGCGCGAGCCGTGGCTAAGATCCGCCACCCGAACATTGTGCAAATTTATGAAATCGGCGAGGTCGATCACGTTCCCTACTTCTCGTTGGAGTTGCTGGAAGGAGGCAACTTCACCCAAAAGCTGGCCAACACCCCGCAAGACCCGCGCCAGTCAGCCCGTTGGGTCAAGACCTTGGCCGAGGCGATGTACGAAGCCCACTCCAAAAATGTCATTCACCGCGACCTCAAACCGGCCAACGTGATGCTGGCTGGCGATGGAACCCTCAAAATCACCGACTTCGGCCTGGCCAAGGAACTGGAGAAGGAACAAGCTGAGGGTAACACCGTCTCCGGCCAGATCATGGGCACCCCCAGTTACATGTCACCCGAGCAAGCCTCCGGTAAGGTCGAGGAACTTGGTCCCTTGACCGACCTGTACGCCCTCGGCGCGATCCTCTACGAAATGCTGACCGGCCGCCCACCCTTCAAGGGAACCTCGGCGATGGCCACGGTCTTCTCGGTGATTCACGAGGAACCAGTGGCCCCCAGCAAACTGGTCCCCCGCCTGCCCCGCGACATCGAAACCATCTGCCTCAAATGTCTGGAAAAAGACCCCGCTAAACGCTACAGCGATTGCCGCGCCTTGGCGGAAGACCTCCAGAACTTCCTCGATGGCCATCCCATCAAAGCCCGTCGCGCCTCGTTGTTTGAACAAACGTATAAATGGGCGCGACGTAATCCCTACGCGGCCGTCTCGGTGGGTCTGGTGACCTGTCTCATCGTGGGCGGCGTCTCGGCTGCGTTCTACGTCCAGAAGCTTCGAGCCGATCAAGCTCTGGAAAACCAACGTCGGGAGCAAGAACAACTCGCCGCCAAACAGCGCGCGGACAACCAACGTCGCGAACAACGAATCGCCGAGCAGCAGAAGCTGTTCAGCATGTTGGTCGATCTGGACAAGGAAGCTCAACTCAAGTTCGACGAGCTTCAGCGGATGTTCCAGGTTGATGAACCCGACTACGTCGCCGTCCGCAACGAGGCGATTCGCTTCCTGGACAACTTCCCAGCCCAAGCCCGTCAAATGGTGCGTGCTTCACCGCTTGGTGATGATCTTACCGACGGGATTCGCAAGCAACAGCAGGAGATCGACGAACTTGGCGAACGAGTCCAGACGATTCGCCAAGAGGCTGAACGCCAACTGGCGTTGACCAAACGTCGCAACGAATTGATCGCCCAAGTGGATCAATTCCTTGCTCAACGCGATCGCGTGGTCTACTTGGCCACGATGTTCGACGGCCTTACTCTCCAATCCGACCCCGACGCCTTTGGCAACGCCACCCTCGCCAACCTGAACAACCCCCTCGTGACCGCCACCGATCGAGAGGTGGATGGGATCACCTACACCGTCTGGCAACTCAAGAGCCGACCGGAAGAACTTCCCGAAGGCAAATGGACCCAGCTTCAGGACGCCTTCGACGAGGCTCTGCTGCTGCGAGCCGAAGCGCTGGCGCGAGAGGATAACCCACTCCAAGCCGCCCGCGCTGCATGGCTCTTCCTCAACGATCCCCAGGTGGCCAAGCGGCTCGACTCATTCCTGTTTTACCACGAACGGTTGGCCGAGCTGGCCAAGCGTCTGGGCGATTCGTCGGCCCAAGCTCAGGCCGAACAACGGATCGAGGAGCTGTCACGCCAACCTCTCAAAAAGCCAATCGACCACTTCGCACTGGGGCTTCGTGCCTACTTCAAAGGGGACTGGTCCCAGGCCGAAGCCTCGTTTGCCGAAGCCCTGTCCGCCAACCCCGGCACCTACGGTTTCTGGAGCCGGGTTTTACGGGTCATTTGCATCGCTCAGAGCCAGGATTCACGCAGTTACTCCAAGAATCGCCTTGAGACGGCGATTAGCGAGCTGGTCAATTTGATCCAAAACCGGCCCAATCCCGAACCCTGGCTCTGGATCCTGTTGGGCTACATTCAAGCCGCCGACGCTGCGCTTTACATCGAAGCCTACGAACGCCTCCCCGACTCGCGGACCAAACTGGGGGCGTTGGTATCTACCCGGATCAACGAGGCTCGCAACTCGCTGGAGGAAGCACGGCTTCTGCTCGAGCCGCTCATCGCAGACAAGGATCCGGCCACGCTGCCCTCCAACCTCCGCGAGATGATTTACGCCCTCAAGGTCAACTTGGGCATCGTTGATGTTCATGCCGGCAAGTTTGCCCGTGTTCAATCCCGAATCACCCAAGCTCAAGGCGACCCGACCCGCGCGGCGGCGTTCCAAGACCAAGCCCTCGCCCATCTTAACACCGCCCGCGCCCGCCTCCAGGAAGCGAATCAGCTTGATCAGCGTCAATACCAATCCCACGCGCTGCTGTCCAAGGTCCTGGTCGATCTCGACGAACCCATCGAAGCGCTGCGGGAACTGGATCAGGCGATCCTCTGCCACCAAACGGTGTTGGAAAACCGGATCCGTCATCAACGCGACGACACGCCGGCTAACCTCTTCGCCAGCGAGGATTTTCAGATCAAGGATAGCCGTCTCGCCAAGCTCCATCGCTCCAAGGCTCAAATCGTGATCGAACTGGCCCGGCGGGAGCAGTCGCTTTCCACCACGCGTTGGGATGAGGCAGTCGAAGCCCTCACCCAGGCCATCGAACGCAACACCGATCAATACGAACGGGCCGAAGATCTGGCCAACCGGGCGCAATTTCGGCTGCGCGCCTTCGAGTTGAACGACGGACGCCCCCCCGAACCAGAGTCGGCCCTGGCCGATGCGCAACACGCTTCCGAACTGGACCCCCGCCTGGCCATCGCCCAGTACTGGCAAATTGTCGCCTTGATGGAACTGGAGCGGTACGACGAGGTGCTGGAAGCTAGCCAGTCCTACATCGAACTGATCGGGCAGGGAGGACTCCAAACCCTCGGCGACCGTCGCGCGTTGGGTAACCTGGCGGCAGTTCGCCAACTGAGGGGTATCTGTTTCCTTCGGAAGCCACGACGCAACCCCAGCGCGGATTCCGAAGCGACCACCAACTTCGTTCAAGCGATCGACGAGTTCACCTTATCGCTGGAACTCCAACCGGACTCAGCCCCGGTGTTGCTGAGTCGAGGATTGGCCCATCTAGCGCTCAATTCCCACAAGCTTGCCCTCAAAGACTTCGACGCCGTTTTCGAGGTGATCCGTCGGCCACGCGACAACTCGTCCCCCTCCGCTCCACCTCGCCCGCTGAGCAGTCTCA